From the genome of Fusobacterium varium, one region includes:
- the dnaG_2 gene encoding DNA primase has product MRYRSEDIDMLIESLKIEEVVGEFVELKKSGSSYKGLCPFHQDTSPSFMVSPSKNICKCFVCGAGGNPVKFYSEYKK; this is encoded by the coding sequence GTGAGATATAGATCTGAAGATATAGATATGCTAATAGAAAGCCTCAAAATAGAAGAGGTAGTTGGCGAATTTGTAGAACTGAAAAAATCAGGCTCAAGTTATAAGGGATTATGTCCTTTTCATCAAGATACTTCTCCTTCTTTCATGGTTAGCCCAAGCAAAAATATATGTAAATGTTTTGTTTGTGGAGCTGGAGGAAATCCTGTAAAATTTTATTCTGAATATAAAAAATAA
- the cbf2 gene encoding Putative peptidyl-prolyl cis-trans isomerase Cbf2 precursor, giving the protein MTGETLIMAIRKFRKQMKPIIWLVTILMVLGGGYATLSSIIGSMSNGHSNYAFKLNGNKISKFEVEKTKVTMIDGYSRYLGDKVDRGLIDILAFDEVVNKNLTLEMADKLKVKVSSGDVNAQYDKIESSIGNKDQFKRMLQVQGYTKNTFKKELKDNLTVEKTLAKIQEGINPTDEEINKYYEDNLYIRFSGKPLAEVKNEVITDLKQTKGIEEYILLLNKARKEMKLENISEEYKAYVERNEMEEDGFAISNVEMAKRTLNNLFITNGDREKARELSKEYYKAQIKLAKIAIERGITVDETLPLDYKFEEYKKGLFENIKNSLNPTDAQLKEYFEKNKLVYDTFPSADSYIAILKVDPSAEDKAAAKTRAEELLKTLTPKNFAEVAKKNSDGPSSPNGGDLGWFSKKDMVEPFQKAVFAGEVGKIYPEPVETIFGQHLIYIEDRKDDEERAKASHILIVPKISEATLNTKKAEIETVKEKLANGTVNFETLSKENKDVLQSTLFSKIDDAGYIPGLGYNESLTKLIFAAPINSVQTALIEDKFYIFKKINEVKYKAADFNELKNRVKEDYLNSKTQEELKKLI; this is encoded by the coding sequence TTGACTGGTGAAACATTGATTATGGCAATTAGAAAATTTCGTAAACAAATGAAACCTATTATCTGGTTGGTAACTATCCTTATGGTATTAGGTGGAGGATACGCTACTTTATCAAGTATCATAGGAAGTATGAGTAATGGTCACTCAAACTATGCTTTTAAATTAAATGGAAATAAAATATCTAAATTTGAAGTAGAAAAAACAAAGGTTACAATGATTGATGGATATTCAAGATATCTAGGAGATAAAGTGGATAGGGGTCTTATAGATATTTTGGCATTTGATGAAGTTGTAAACAAGAATCTTACACTAGAAATGGCTGATAAATTAAAAGTTAAAGTTTCTAGTGGAGATGTGAATGCTCAATACGATAAGATAGAATCTTCTATTGGAAATAAAGATCAGTTTAAAAGAATGCTTCAAGTACAGGGGTACACTAAGAATACTTTCAAAAAAGAATTAAAAGATAATCTTACAGTAGAAAAAACTCTTGCTAAAATACAAGAGGGAATAAATCCTACTGATGAGGAAATTAATAAGTATTATGAGGATAATTTATATATTAGATTTTCAGGAAAACCTTTAGCTGAGGTGAAAAATGAAGTAATAACTGATTTAAAACAAACTAAAGGGATAGAAGAATATATTCTTCTTCTTAATAAAGCTAGAAAAGAAATGAAGCTAGAAAATATTTCAGAAGAGTATAAAGCATATGTTGAGAGGAATGAAATGGAAGAGGATGGGTTTGCAATCTCAAATGTAGAAATGGCAAAGAGAACTCTTAATAATTTATTTATTACTAATGGAGATAGAGAAAAGGCTAGAGAACTATCTAAAGAATATTATAAAGCTCAAATAAAATTAGCTAAAATAGCTATTGAAAGAGGAATAACAGTAGATGAAACACTTCCTCTTGATTATAAATTTGAAGAGTATAAAAAAGGACTTTTTGAAAATATAAAAAATTCATTAAATCCTACTGATGCTCAATTAAAAGAATATTTTGAAAAGAATAAACTTGTATATGATACTTTCCCAAGTGCAGATTCATATATAGCTATTTTAAAAGTTGATCCTTCAGCAGAAGATAAAGCAGCAGCAAAAACAAGAGCAGAAGAGTTATTGAAAACTCTTACTCCTAAAAATTTTGCTGAAGTAGCAAAGAAAAACTCTGATGGACCAAGTTCACCAAATGGTGGAGATTTAGGTTGGTTTTCTAAGAAGGATATGGTTGAGCCTTTTCAAAAAGCTGTGTTTGCTGGAGAAGTAGGAAAAATATATCCAGAACCTGTAGAAACTATTTTTGGACAGCATCTGATATATATAGAAGATAGAAAAGATGATGAGGAGAGAGCAAAAGCAAGTCATATTCTTATTGTTCCTAAAATTTCAGAAGCAACTCTTAATACTAAAAAAGCAGAAATAGAAACAGTAAAAGAAAAATTGGCAAATGGTACAGTAAATTTTGAAACTCTTTCAAAGGAAAATAAAGATGTTCTTCAGAGTACTTTATTTTCTAAAATAGATGATGCTGGTTATATTCCAGGACTAGGATATAATGAATCACTTACAAAATTGATATTTGCTGCTCCTATAAACAGTGTTCAGACAGCCCTTATTGAAGATAAATTCTATATTTTTAAAAAAATAAATGAAGTAAAGTATAAAGCAGCTGACTTTAACGAATTGAAAAATAGGGTTAAAGAAGATTATCTGAATTCAAAAACTCAAGAAGAGCTTAAAAAGCTTATTTAG
- the zraR_3 gene encoding Transcriptional regulatory protein ZraR, with translation MPEETMERELFGFERGAFTGANSSKKGLLEEADGGTMFLDDISAMDIKTQAKLLRVIEYGELRRVGGNKTRRVDVRFIVASDKDLKDETEKGKFRKDLYHRLTVFPIEVPPLRERKEDVPLLANYFLNKIVRELHRDTPVISGEAMKYLMEYSYPGNIRELRNMIERMVILSTDKIIGVEDLPLEIKMKSDTVENKTVVGVGPLKDILEQEIYSLADVEKVVIAIALQKTRWNKQETSKLLGIGRTTLYEKIRKYGLDFK, from the coding sequence ATGCCAGAAGAAACTATGGAAAGAGAGCTTTTTGGATTTGAAAGAGGAGCTTTTACAGGAGCTAATTCTAGTAAAAAAGGATTATTGGAAGAGGCTGATGGAGGAACTATGTTCCTCGATGATATTTCTGCTATGGACATCAAAACTCAAGCTAAACTTTTAAGAGTTATTGAATATGGGGAATTAAGAAGAGTTGGAGGAAATAAGACTAGAAGAGTAGATGTAAGATTTATTGTAGCTAGCGATAAAGATCTTAAAGATGAAACTGAAAAAGGAAAATTCAGAAAAGATTTATACCATAGATTAACTGTATTCCCAATTGAAGTTCCACCATTAAGAGAAAGAAAAGAAGATGTACCTCTTCTTGCTAACTATTTCTTAAATAAGATAGTAAGAGAGCTTCACAGAGATACTCCTGTTATTTCAGGAGAGGCTATGAAATATTTAATGGAATATTCATATCCAGGAAATATAAGAGAACTTAGAAATATGATAGAAAGAATGGTAATCCTTTCTACTGACAAGATAATAGGAGTAGAGGATCTTCCACTTGAAATAAAAATGAAATCTGATACTGTTGAAAATAAAACAGTAGTAGGAGTAGGTCCATTAAAAGATATTCTTGAACAGGAAATATACAGTCTTGCAGATGTTGAAAAAGTAGTTATTGCTATAGCCCTACAAAAAACTAGATGGAATAAACAAGAAACTTCTAAACTTCTTGGAATTGGAAGAACTACTCTTTATGAAAAAATTAGAAAATATGGTTTAGATTTTAAATAG
- the ntrC_2 gene encoding Nitrogen assimilation regulatory protein — translation MKNAILAISERKETLKQIRKELSEQYEIITFNNLLDALDMLRESDFDIVLLDEYLTWFNFAEAKRKLNGIGKDFVVVGLLDDETEEVLQELRNADIYNYLMKPVELREMNRIIMPALKNLEILKEKRKLEEKLLSTEEESEIVGQSSRIKDVKNLIEKVAESDLTVLITGENGIGKELVAKEIYKKVTEEKTTI, via the coding sequence ATGAAGAATGCTATATTAGCTATTTCAGAAAGAAAAGAAACTTTAAAACAAATAAGAAAAGAACTTTCAGAACAATATGAAATCATAACATTCAATAATCTTTTAGATGCATTAGATATGCTTAGAGAGAGTGACTTTGATATTGTTTTATTAGATGAATATCTAACATGGTTCAATTTTGCAGAAGCTAAAAGAAAATTGAATGGAATTGGAAAAGATTTTGTTGTTGTAGGATTATTAGATGATGAAACTGAAGAAGTTCTTCAAGAATTAAGAAATGCAGATATTTATAATTACTTGATGAAGCCAGTAGAATTAAGAGAAATGAATAGAATTATAATGCCAGCTCTTAAAAATCTGGAGATATTAAAAGAGAAAAGAAAACTTGAAGAAAAATTATTGAGTACTGAAGAAGAAAGTGAAATAGTAGGTCAATCTTCAAGAATTAAAGATGTAAAAAATCTTATAGAGAAAGTAGCTGAAAGTGATTTAACAGTTCTTATTACAGGTGAGAATGGAATTGGAAAAGAACTTGTAGCTAAAGAAATATATAAAAAAGTGACAGAAGAAAAAACAACTATATAG
- a CDS encoding Putative zinc metalloprotease SA1105: MNILIAILVLGIIIFIHELGHFLTAKFFKMPVSEFSIGMGPQVYSYETMKTTYSFRAIPLGGFVNIEGMEVGSEVEDGFNSKPPLARFIVLFAGVFMNFLLAFILIFSMIYSHGKYIQNKEAVIGNVLPESRGSKVIFPKDKILKIDGVDIKEWNDIGKVLTGKDPKLPIQVELERDGKIENINLELTEEPETKRYIVGILPEYTIEKYGAGEAAKVSLLSFEKIFSDTLGGLKLIISGKVKSEEISGPIGIIKVVGDASKEGVGILIWLTALLSVNVGILNLMPLPALDGGRILFVILELIGIKVNKKFEERLHTAGMLILFAFIFYITANDIFNLTR; this comes from the coding sequence ATGAACATATTGATAGCTATTCTGGTTTTGGGGATAATAATATTTATACATGAGCTTGGACATTTTCTTACAGCTAAATTTTTTAAAATGCCTGTAAGTGAATTTTCAATTGGAATGGGCCCACAAGTGTACTCATATGAAACAATGAAAACAACATATTCTTTTAGAGCTATTCCTCTTGGAGGATTTGTAAATATAGAAGGAATGGAAGTAGGAAGTGAAGTTGAAGATGGTTTTAACAGTAAACCACCTTTAGCAAGATTTATTGTACTTTTTGCAGGGGTATTTATGAATTTTCTTCTTGCATTTATATTGATTTTTAGTATGATTTATTCACATGGAAAATATATTCAAAATAAAGAAGCAGTAATAGGAAATGTGCTTCCAGAAAGCAGAGGAAGTAAAGTTATTTTTCCTAAAGATAAGATATTGAAAATAGATGGTGTAGATATAAAAGAGTGGAATGATATAGGAAAGGTATTGACAGGAAAAGATCCTAAGCTTCCAATACAAGTAGAATTAGAAAGAGATGGAAAAATAGAGAATATAAATCTTGAACTTACAGAAGAACCAGAAACAAAAAGATATATTGTAGGAATACTTCCAGAGTATACTATAGAAAAATATGGTGCTGGAGAAGCAGCAAAAGTTAGTCTTTTAAGTTTTGAAAAGATTTTTTCTGACACATTGGGAGGCTTGAAGCTTATTATAAGTGGAAAAGTAAAATCAGAGGAAATAAGTGGTCCAATCGGTATAATAAAAGTAGTGGGTGATGCTTCAAAAGAAGGAGTGGGAATATTAATATGGCTGACAGCACTTTTATCAGTCAATGTAGGAATTTTAAATCTTATGCCTTTACCAGCTTTGGACGGTGGAAGAATACTTTTTGTCATTTTAGAACTAATAGGCATAAAAGTAAATAAAAAGTTTGAGGAAAGATTACATACTGCTGGAATGTTAATTCTTTTTGCATTTATTTTTTACATAACAGCTAATGATATTTTTAATTTGACAAGATAG